From a region of the bacterium genome:
- a CDS encoding M20/M25/M40 family metallo-hydrolase has protein sequence MLRRSLVAICLFACSSLASADGRVRHEMTIELDPVSHRIEVTDRMTLPVVPEGEVIEFLLNSALEIRQSDPPVSEVPLGDVDDFFGINASPEEDRAPLTRYRVSAVPEGGALVFSYEGVFDFGLSDEKEQYTRGFRATVGQLGEEGVFLGGSSFWYPYFDEGLVEFQLSLDLPAGWHVISQGEGTSRDEEGSARWDSQGPMDEIYLTGGPLEVYREAAGAVEALVYLHEKDDSLAGKYLAATAQYIEMYRDLVGPYPYGKFALVENFWETGYGMPSFTLLGPTVIRFPFILHSSYPHEILHNWWGNSVFVDYETGNWCEGLTAYMADHLIKEQRGQGEGYRRDALQKYRDYVKEGRDFPLTEFRARHSSATEAVGYGKTLMVFHMLRRQVGDDAFRRTLARFYRGFRGKKASFADLRTSFESVTGEDLGGFFEDWVTRPGAPALGVSVSAVREEPDGYSVTGTLTQTQGGRPFEIGVPVAVHTATGTETSLVRLTGNSQTFEIETDAEPLVLEVDPQFDLFRQLDPRETPPSIGRIFGEPEILAILPADAPAAAVEQYRELMAGWQSEGHTIEVKLDSEVAELPEDRSIWVLGASNRFADPLFVQDRPEGLSVSRDKVSFGEDSAPLDGHTVVAIRRHPDHLEKAIGWLIVEPEAAFSGMGRKLPHYGKYSYLAFEGDEPTNVVKGQWPASSSPLRLDLRPADRRSEPLAALSLEKRTALAELPPVFSLRALMEHVTFLASPELEGRGVGGDGLRRAAEYIAERFEAVGLTPGGGDGTWFQGVEVPSGPDGEPVEVVNVVGYLEGANADWADQSVVVGAHYDHLGRGWPDVHQGDEGAIHPGADDNASGVAVLLELAANLAAGDRPARSLVFVAFAAEEAGRHGSRHHVEQGAPFPTAGIRSVINLDTVGRLFDQKVSILGTGTADEWQHIFRGSSFVTGVESRNVPHSAEASDQMSFIDKGIPGVQIFTQAHGDYHRPGDTAEKVDGPGLVKVATLVKEAVAYLAEREDPLTVTIDSTAVETAPDSGAAAPSGRKVRFGTIPDFAFQGPGARIDSVAPGSPAEKAGLRQGDILVRIGERQIGSLQDFSEALKALGAGETVRATVLREGEEITVPVTVEAR, from the coding sequence AGGATCGGGCGCCGTTGACCCGCTATCGGGTGAGCGCGGTGCCGGAGGGAGGCGCTCTCGTTTTCAGCTACGAGGGGGTCTTCGACTTCGGACTCTCGGACGAGAAGGAGCAGTACACGCGCGGCTTTCGAGCGACCGTCGGCCAGCTCGGCGAAGAGGGCGTGTTCTTGGGTGGAAGCAGCTTCTGGTACCCGTACTTCGACGAAGGGCTGGTGGAGTTTCAACTGAGCCTGGATCTGCCCGCGGGCTGGCACGTCATCAGCCAGGGCGAGGGGACGTCGCGGGACGAAGAGGGGAGCGCCCGTTGGGACTCGCAGGGCCCGATGGACGAGATCTATCTCACCGGTGGGCCGCTCGAGGTCTATCGCGAGGCGGCCGGCGCGGTCGAAGCGCTCGTCTATCTGCACGAGAAGGATGATTCGCTGGCGGGCAAATACCTGGCTGCTACCGCCCAGTACATCGAGATGTACCGCGATCTCGTCGGACCCTATCCCTACGGCAAGTTCGCCCTGGTCGAGAACTTCTGGGAGACCGGCTACGGCATGCCCTCGTTCACCTTGCTCGGTCCGACGGTCATCCGTTTTCCGTTCATACTGCATTCTTCGTATCCGCACGAGATTCTGCACAACTGGTGGGGTAACTCGGTCTTTGTCGACTATGAGACCGGCAACTGGTGCGAGGGCCTGACGGCCTACATGGCCGACCATCTGATCAAGGAGCAGCGGGGCCAGGGAGAGGGTTATCGGCGCGACGCGTTGCAGAAGTACCGGGACTACGTCAAAGAGGGACGGGACTTTCCGCTCACCGAGTTCCGCGCTCGCCACAGCTCGGCCACCGAAGCGGTTGGCTACGGCAAGACGCTCATGGTCTTTCACATGCTGCGCCGGCAGGTGGGAGACGACGCGTTTCGTCGGACGTTGGCCCGTTTCTACCGCGGTTTTCGCGGTAAGAAGGCGTCGTTTGCCGATCTTCGGACGAGCTTCGAGTCGGTAACCGGGGAAGACCTCGGGGGCTTCTTCGAAGATTGGGTGACGCGGCCGGGGGCTCCCGCCCTCGGCGTGAGCGTCTCCGCCGTGCGCGAGGAGCCGGACGGCTACAGCGTGACGGGAACGCTCACCCAGACCCAGGGCGGGCGGCCCTTCGAGATCGGTGTGCCCGTGGCCGTGCACACCGCCACGGGGACGGAGACGTCGCTCGTGCGACTTACCGGGAACAGTCAGACTTTCGAGATAGAGACCGACGCGGAGCCCCTGGTGCTCGAGGTCGACCCCCAGTTCGACCTCTTCCGCCAGCTCGATCCTCGCGAGACCCCTCCCTCGATCGGCCGCATCTTCGGGGAACCGGAGATCCTTGCGATCTTGCCCGCGGACGCCCCCGCCGCCGCGGTCGAGCAATACCGCGAACTGATGGCCGGTTGGCAGAGCGAGGGTCATACGATCGAGGTCAAGCTCGACAGCGAGGTGGCGGAGCTGCCCGAGGATCGATCGATCTGGGTTCTGGGCGCCTCGAATCGCTTCGCCGACCCGCTCTTCGTCCAGGACCGGCCGGAAGGTCTGTCGGTGTCCCGCGACAAGGTCAGCTTCGGTGAAGACAGTGCGCCCTTGGACGGGCATACGGTGGTCGCAATCCGGCGCCACCCGGACCATCTCGAGAAGGCGATTGGCTGGCTGATCGTCGAGCCGGAGGCGGCGTTTTCGGGCATGGGGCGCAAGCTGCCCCACTACGGCAAGTACTCCTATCTGGCCTTCGAGGGCGACGAGCCGACCAACGTCGTCAAGGGCCAATGGCCGGCCTCGAGCTCGCCCTTGCGCCTGGATCTGCGCCCTGCGGACCGTCGATCGGAGCCGCTGGCCGCCCTTTCGCTCGAGAAACGGACGGCTCTGGCGGAGCTCCCGCCCGTCTTCTCTCTGAGGGCGCTGATGGAGCACGTCACCTTTCTAGCCTCTCCCGAGCTCGAGGGCCGGGGAGTGGGTGGCGACGGTCTTCGGAGGGCGGCCGAGTACATCGCGGAACGGTTCGAGGCGGTCGGGCTGACTCCAGGAGGCGGTGACGGCACCTGGTTTCAAGGCGTCGAGGTGCCGAGTGGTCCCGACGGAGAGCCGGTCGAGGTGGTCAACGTCGTCGGCTATCTCGAAGGCGCCAACGCGGATTGGGCTGATCAATCGGTGGTGGTAGGCGCGCACTACGATCACCTGGGCCGAGGTTGGCCCGACGTTCATCAGGGGGACGAGGGCGCGATTCACCCCGGGGCCGACGACAACGCCAGCGGGGTCGCGGTGCTTCTCGAGCTCGCCGCGAACCTGGCGGCGGGAGATCGACCCGCGCGCAGCCTGGTGTTTGTCGCGTTTGCCGCCGAGGAGGCCGGTCGGCACGGATCTCGCCACCACGTCGAGCAGGGAGCACCGTTCCCGACCGCGGGCATCCGCTCCGTGATCAATCTGGACACGGTGGGCCGACTCTTCGATCAAAAGGTGTCGATTCTCGGGACCGGTACGGCCGACGAGTGGCAGCATATCTTTCGCGGCTCGAGCTTCGTTACCGGCGTCGAGAGTCGTAATGTTCCTCACTCCGCCGAGGCTTCGGACCAGATGAGCTTCATCGATAAGGGAATCCCGGGAGTCCAGATCTTCACCCAGGCCCATGGCGATTATCACCGCCCCGGCGACACGGCGGAGAAAGTCGACGGACCCGGCCTGGTCAAGGTGGCGACTCTGGTCAAGGAGGCGGTCGCGTACCTCGCCGAACGGGAGGATCCCCTCACGGTGACCATCGACTCTACGGCCGTTGAGACGGCACCGGACTCTGGGGCGGCTGCGCCCTCCGGCAGGAAGGTGCGGTTCGGCACCATTCCGGACTTTGCCTTTCAGGGTCCGGGGGCGAGGATCGACAGCGTGGCGCCGGGCTCACCGGCCGAGAAGGCGGGACTCCGGCAGGGTGACATCCTGGTTCGCATCGGCGAGCGGCAGATCGGTAGCCTCCAGGACTTCTCCGAAGCGCTGAAGGCTCTCGGCGCGGGCGAAACGGTCCGGGCGACGGTACTGCGAGAGGGCGAAGAGATCACCGTACCCGTCACCGTCGAGGCGCGATAG
- a CDS encoding peptidase M64, with translation MLKHLLLVICVLLVATGLPPSALAFDAHFTGATMRLDLFHTGNAESETVTLDRVRIEGPWPGSRTQLLDAANLGKYFFEVVDLGSQRVIYSRGFSSIYGEWETTGEAAEGVMRTLSEAVRFPEPRRPVQVRLRKRGADQSFAEIWQTTIDPVSRHVHRASVPARDLWPVFENGDPAVKVDLLILGDGYTGTEMAKYRADVRRMTTHLFDHEPFASRKSDFNVWAIDTPAPETGISRPRSALFRDTPLGTSYNSLDSERYVLTLDDRAWRDVAAATPYDFAIILVNSEKYGGGGIYRLYATAAVDSAFAPYLMVHEFGHSFAGLGDEYYTSDVAYEDFQGGMIEPSEPNITALRDPESLKWRDLVAHSTPLPTPWAKEAFEEKQHQIQAERRRLRAEGAPEAALEKLFTEERETMTARLAAEEHAGKVGAFEGAGYQAKGLYRPAADCIMFTRDQVGFCPVCSRAIERVIDLYRE, from the coding sequence ATGCTCAAGCACCTGCTACTCGTGATCTGCGTCCTTCTCGTCGCCACCGGCCTGCCACCTTCGGCCCTGGCGTTCGATGCTCATTTCACTGGCGCCACCATGCGCCTCGACCTCTTCCACACCGGCAATGCCGAAAGCGAGACCGTGACCCTGGATCGGGTCCGGATCGAGGGTCCCTGGCCCGGAAGCCGAACCCAGCTTCTGGATGCCGCCAACCTCGGCAAGTACTTCTTCGAGGTCGTCGATCTCGGGAGTCAACGGGTGATCTACTCGCGCGGGTTCTCGTCGATCTACGGCGAGTGGGAGACCACTGGTGAAGCGGCGGAGGGAGTCATGCGGACACTGTCGGAAGCGGTGCGATTTCCCGAGCCGCGGCGGCCGGTCCAGGTGCGCCTGCGCAAACGCGGTGCGGATCAGAGTTTTGCCGAGATCTGGCAGACGACGATCGACCCGGTCTCGCGCCATGTCCATCGGGCCAGCGTACCGGCTCGCGACCTGTGGCCGGTGTTCGAGAACGGAGACCCGGCGGTCAAGGTGGATCTCCTCATCCTCGGGGACGGCTACACCGGCACCGAGATGGCGAAATACCGGGCCGATGTTCGCCGTATGACCACCCACCTCTTCGACCACGAGCCGTTCGCTTCGCGTAAGAGCGACTTCAACGTCTGGGCGATCGACACGCCGGCGCCCGAGACCGGCATCTCGCGGCCGCGCTCGGCCCTGTTTCGTGACACGCCGCTCGGGACGAGCTATAACTCGCTCGACTCCGAACGCTACGTGTTGACGCTCGACGACCGCGCCTGGCGCGACGTTGCGGCGGCCACCCCCTACGACTTCGCCATCATTCTGGTGAACAGCGAGAAGTACGGCGGTGGCGGCATCTACCGGCTCTACGCCACTGCCGCCGTCGATTCCGCGTTCGCGCCGTACCTGATGGTGCACGAGTTCGGGCATTCGTTCGCGGGGCTGGGGGACGAGTACTACACCTCGGACGTCGCCTACGAGGACTTTCAAGGTGGAATGATCGAGCCATCGGAGCCCAACATCACGGCCCTGAGAGATCCGGAGAGCCTCAAGTGGCGCGACTTGGTCGCGCACAGCACTCCGCTTCCGACCCCATGGGCCAAAGAAGCCTTCGAGGAGAAACAGCACCAGATTCAGGCCGAGCGGCGGAGACTTCGCGCCGAGGGCGCGCCCGAAGCCGCCCTCGAAAAGCTCTTCACCGAGGAGCGCGAAACGATGACCGCGCGGCTCGCGGCTGAAGAGCACGCGGGCAAGGTGGGCGCCTTCGAAGGCGCGGGTTATCAGGCAAAGGGTCTCTACCGGCCAGCGGCCGACTGCATCATGTTCACGCGCGACCAGGTCGGCTTCTGCCCCGTCTGCAGCCGTGCGATCGAGCGGGTGATCGATCTCTACCGCGAGTAG
- a CDS encoding alginate export family protein, whose amino-acid sequence MKYLKSSVCVFCAGLLLLSATARAEDEPTGFAESLKNGTAAISLRYRFENVSDDAVVRDAEASTLRTTLSYRTQKYKKVSLFAEAENVTAVGDDNYRNLGAGSLSNGVTDRAVVADPALTELNQAYLRWDNGKTKWTIGRQEILYGDQRYVGAVGWRQNHQSFDGLNLVSQAVEKWTFSYSFLTAVNRIFGDSQDLAAHLANAKFDWDGVGALTLYGFLLDYDDVAALSSSTFGAELSGKKELEGDWALLYEIELAQQSDAGDNPADLDVGYRHLALGGSRGKLTVRVGLEVLEGSAGGAFRTPLATLHKFNGWADKFLATPRDGLEDLYLEVRGKCAKGVGWAAIYHDFGATEGGASYGEELDLLATYKTSWNQTIGLKGALYDAESHAADTDKWMLWTAYSF is encoded by the coding sequence ATGAAGTACCTCAAATCAAGTGTCTGTGTATTCTGCGCGGGGCTCCTTTTGCTGAGCGCCACGGCGCGGGCCGAGGATGAGCCGACCGGCTTTGCCGAGAGCCTGAAGAACGGCACGGCGGCGATCTCGCTGCGCTACCGGTTCGAGAACGTGTCGGACGACGCCGTGGTTAGGGACGCCGAGGCCTCGACGCTGCGCACGACACTGAGCTATCGGACGCAGAAGTACAAGAAAGTAAGCCTGTTCGCCGAGGCGGAGAACGTCACCGCGGTGGGTGACGACAACTACAGGAACCTCGGCGCGGGCTCGCTGTCCAATGGCGTGACCGACCGGGCGGTGGTCGCCGATCCGGCGCTGACCGAGCTCAACCAGGCCTATCTGAGGTGGGACAACGGCAAGACGAAGTGGACGATCGGCCGTCAGGAGATTCTCTACGGCGATCAGCGCTACGTCGGTGCGGTCGGTTGGCGCCAGAACCACCAGTCGTTCGATGGCCTGAACCTGGTCAGCCAGGCGGTCGAGAAATGGACCTTCTCGTATTCGTTTCTGACCGCGGTCAACCGTATCTTCGGGGACAGCCAGGACCTGGCCGCTCATCTTGCCAACGCCAAGTTCGACTGGGACGGCGTCGGGGCGCTGACCCTGTACGGGTTTCTCCTCGACTACGATGATGTCGCCGCCCTGTCGTCGTCCACGTTTGGCGCCGAGCTCTCGGGCAAGAAAGAGCTAGAGGGCGATTGGGCCCTGCTCTACGAGATCGAATTGGCCCAGCAGTCGGACGCCGGCGACAATCCGGCCGATCTGGATGTCGGCTACCGGCATCTCGCTCTGGGAGGCTCGCGCGGCAAACTGACGGTGCGCGTCGGCCTCGAGGTCCTCGAGGGCAGCGCCGGGGGCGCCTTCCGCACCCCGCTCGCGACTCTGCACAAGTTCAACGGCTGGGCCGACAAGTTTTTGGCGACGCCGCGAGATGGCCTCGAAGATCTCTATCTCGAGGTGCGTGGCAAATGCGCCAAGGGCGTCGGCTGGGCCGCGATCTACCATGACTTCGGAGCCACCGAGGGCGGCGCTTCCTATGGCGAAGAGCTCGATCTCCTGGCTACCTACAAGACCTCCTGGAATCAGACGATCGGGCTCAAGGGCGCGCTGTATGATGCCGAGAGTCACGCTGCGGATACCGACAAATGGATGCTCTGGACGGCCTATTCTTTTTGA
- a CDS encoding chaperone NapD, translated as MTMHYSGIVVVSKPLRVGDCQRALEALPGVEVHYCQPETGRLVVVQETESAEEQERGLRHIQALPVVEAAALIEHRIDRGIDPGIDTEDGGAGASS; from the coding sequence ATGACCATGCACTATTCGGGGATCGTGGTGGTGTCGAAACCGTTGCGCGTAGGAGACTGCCAGCGCGCGTTGGAAGCGCTCCCGGGAGTCGAGGTGCACTACTGCCAGCCGGAGACCGGACGTCTGGTCGTGGTGCAGGAGACGGAGAGCGCCGAAGAGCAGGAGCGCGGTCTGCGGCACATCCAGGCGCTGCCGGTCGTCGAGGCCGCCGCCCTGATCGAGCATCGGATTGACAGGGGCATTGACCCGGGCATCGACACGGAAGACGGCGGCGCCGGGGCTTCGTCGTAG
- the napA gene encoding nitrate reductase catalytic subunit NapA, whose translation MKASVAAAAASVVGIPVPAWASAENGWRWDKGVCRFCGVGCGLRVASEGGRVVAVQGDRHNPVNRGLLCVKGYANAQILYGEDRLTRPLLRMKDGEFDKQGDFVPVSWERAFDEMERQFKRVHGELGPTGVGIMGSGQYTVQEGYAAVKLLKAGWRSNNIDPNARHCMASAVAAFIQVFGIDEPAGCYDDIELTDTVVLWGANMAEMHPMLWARITDQRMARDDYRVVNLTTYSNRSSDMADHEIVFKPNTDLAIWNFIAREIVAKGGVDQEFVDTYCVFATGPYDIGFGMRGTDEFAFDAEKDTQRRQRGVVLTREEAIAQRKNPDEVHEVAQGNAASAGKHWLISFDEFKRALEPYTLDFVAELSKGDPDESLESYRKKLQQLADYYVDRERKVVSFWTMGFNQHARGTWVNEQAYMAHLLTGKQAKPGNGAFSLTGQPSACGTAREVGTFAHRLPADMVVANPAHRKRSEEVWKLPAGTLNPKVGSHITKMMRDLEDGSLKWLWVQVTNPFQSTANANHWIQAARELDNFIIVSDVYPTLSSKVADLILPSAMIFEKWGAYGNSERRTQMWRQQVPPPGGARSDVWQVMEFAKRFTLAEVWGEQKVPGLAADGFEDGRLPDVLAAAKSKGYKSEHTLYDVLFDTPANREFAWPDPVADGRENCTVADAGIDWFPEKALFEEYASFGRGHHHDLADFDTYYRDDVRGLRWPVIDGRETRWRFNEEDDSYVKQGSGFEFYGGALKALPSGDLDGVTAADKTSLAGRAKIFFRPYAAPAESPDAEYPLWLSTGRVLEHWHSGSMTRRVPELHAAVPTAQLFMHPDDAKKRGLAQDDLAWIESRRGKIQARVETAGRNTMPRGMVFVPWFDEGVFINKVTLDATCPISKETDFKKCAVRVFKAKGA comes from the coding sequence ATGAAGGCCAGTGTCGCCGCGGCAGCCGCTTCAGTCGTCGGCATTCCGGTGCCCGCCTGGGCATCCGCGGAGAACGGCTGGCGTTGGGACAAAGGCGTTTGCCGCTTCTGCGGCGTAGGTTGCGGCCTTCGCGTTGCCAGCGAGGGCGGCAGAGTCGTGGCCGTCCAGGGCGATCGCCACAATCCGGTCAATCGCGGCCTGCTGTGCGTCAAGGGCTACGCCAACGCCCAGATCCTTTACGGCGAGGACCGGCTGACTCGGCCGCTGCTGCGCATGAAGGACGGCGAGTTCGACAAGCAGGGAGACTTCGTACCGGTTTCCTGGGAGCGCGCCTTCGACGAGATGGAACGCCAGTTCAAGCGCGTCCACGGCGAGCTCGGACCGACCGGTGTCGGCATCATGGGCTCGGGCCAGTACACGGTGCAGGAGGGCTACGCCGCGGTCAAGCTGCTCAAGGCCGGCTGGCGCTCGAACAACATCGATCCTAACGCCCGGCATTGCATGGCCTCGGCGGTGGCCGCCTTCATCCAGGTGTTCGGCATCGACGAGCCGGCGGGCTGCTACGACGACATCGAGCTCACCGACACGGTCGTTCTCTGGGGCGCCAACATGGCCGAGATGCACCCGATGCTCTGGGCCCGCATCACCGACCAGCGCATGGCGCGTGACGACTACCGGGTGGTCAACCTCACCACCTACTCCAACCGCAGCTCGGACATGGCCGATCACGAGATCGTCTTCAAGCCGAACACCGATCTGGCCATCTGGAACTTCATCGCGCGCGAGATCGTCGCCAAAGGGGGCGTCGACCAGGAGTTCGTCGACACGTACTGCGTCTTCGCCACCGGCCCCTACGACATCGGTTTCGGCATGCGTGGCACCGACGAGTTCGCTTTCGACGCGGAAAAAGACACCCAGCGGCGCCAGCGCGGCGTCGTGCTGACCCGCGAGGAAGCCATCGCCCAGCGCAAGAATCCGGACGAGGTTCACGAAGTGGCGCAGGGCAATGCCGCTTCCGCCGGCAAGCACTGGCTAATCTCCTTCGACGAGTTCAAGCGCGCCCTCGAGCCCTACACCTTGGACTTCGTCGCCGAGCTGTCGAAGGGCGATCCCGACGAGTCCCTCGAGAGCTACAGGAAGAAGCTCCAGCAGCTGGCCGACTACTACGTCGACCGCGAACGCAAGGTCGTGTCGTTCTGGACCATGGGCTTCAACCAGCACGCTCGCGGGACCTGGGTGAACGAGCAGGCCTATATGGCGCATCTACTGACCGGCAAGCAGGCCAAACCGGGCAACGGGGCCTTCTCGCTCACCGGTCAGCCCTCGGCCTGCGGAACCGCGCGCGAGGTCGGGACCTTTGCCCATCGCCTGCCCGCGGACATGGTGGTTGCCAACCCGGCCCACCGCAAGCGCTCCGAGGAGGTCTGGAAACTACCTGCCGGGACTCTCAACCCGAAGGTCGGTAGCCACATCACCAAGATGATGCGCGATCTCGAGGACGGTTCGCTCAAGTGGCTGTGGGTTCAGGTCACCAATCCGTTCCAATCGACGGCCAACGCCAACCACTGGATCCAGGCGGCGCGGGAGCTCGACAATTTCATCATCGTCTCCGACGTCTATCCGACGCTGTCGAGCAAGGTGGCCGACCTCATCTTGCCCTCGGCGATGATCTTCGAGAAGTGGGGTGCCTACGGCAACTCGGAGCGCCGAACGCAGATGTGGCGCCAGCAGGTGCCGCCGCCCGGCGGAGCCCGTAGCGACGTCTGGCAGGTCATGGAGTTCGCCAAGCGCTTCACCCTGGCCGAGGTCTGGGGCGAGCAGAAGGTGCCGGGCCTCGCCGCCGACGGTTTCGAGGACGGCCGGCTGCCGGATGTTCTGGCCGCCGCCAAGAGCAAGGGCTACAAGAGTGAGCACACCCTCTACGACGTGCTCTTCGACACCCCGGCCAACCGCGAGTTCGCCTGGCCGGACCCTGTGGCCGACGGTCGCGAGAACTGCACGGTCGCCGACGCCGGCATCGACTGGTTTCCCGAAAAGGCGCTGTTCGAAGAATACGCCTCTTTCGGTCGCGGTCATCATCACGATCTGGCCGACTTCGACACCTACTATCGCGACGACGTTCGCGGCCTGCGCTGGCCGGTCATCGACGGCCGCGAGACCCGATGGCGTTTCAACGAGGAGGACGATTCTTACGTCAAGCAGGGGTCGGGCTTCGAGTTCTACGGTGGCGCCTTGAAGGCGCTGCCGAGCGGTGACCTCGACGGGGTGACCGCGGCCGACAAGACCTCTCTCGCGGGACGGGCGAAGATCTTCTTCCGTCCCTACGCCGCGCCGGCCGAGAGCCCCGACGCCGAGTATCCGCTGTGGCTGTCGACCGGCCGGGTGCTCGAGCACTGGCACTCGGGCTCGATGACTCGGCGCGTGCCGGAGCTCCACGCCGCGGTGCCGACGGCGCAGCTCTTCATGCACCCGGACGACGCCAAGAAGCGCGGCTTGGCGCAAGATGACCTGGCATGGATCGAGTCGCGCCGCGGCAAGATCCAAGCCCGGGTGGAGACCGCCGGCCGCAACACGATGCCGCGGGGCATGGTCTTCGTGCCCTGGTTCGACGAGGGCGTCTTCATCAACAAAGTGACTCTCGACGCAACCTGCCCGATCTCCAAGGAGACGGACTTCAAGAAGTGCGCCGTCCGGGTCTTCAAGGCGAAGGGAGCCTGA
- a CDS encoding NUDIX hydrolase, translating to MQRNRLARIGRLWERYWGIGSLMALGLAVTASGAELPPGYWSAGDIEPILERTLIVRLKPDLSGLTEAERMTVDDLLAAGRILHRLYLESVHPQSLEALAELEAKHDELAHSEEASRVTGDLLDLFRVFKGPIATTLDNRRTPFLPVAAEVPGKNVYPADVTREELRAWLEEHPEERDSILDVRSVVRRVTPDKLEADLAALEGHSELALMHPRLGQQLAELAAGLARSDIDAQPTGFYAVPYSVGYADEILEVYDHLRHAAETIRPEDADFAAYLGNRARDLLADDYEAGDASWVRGRFGRLNGQIGSYETYDDELLGVKSFFSANVLLRDEERTDKLAAAIGGLQRLEDSLPYGHHKRVSSDIPVGVYHVIADFGQARGTNTATILPNDADHARKYGRTIMLRYNIMTHPDLFANTKAGWAAAVAPGHADDLTLEGNFNRTLWHEVGHYLGPSATAEGGDLAQALAESSDLIEELKSDLVSLYAAPALAESGYYDAAGLRSVYADGVRRTLQAVKPRRAQPYQTMQLMQMNFFLEHGLLSWSDDGRLTIDYESYHETVAALLAEVLAIQSTGDAERAGRLVDKYAVWDDARHEPLAQRIRAAAKYRYRLVRYAALGE from the coding sequence ATGCAGAGGAATCGACTTGCCCGCATCGGAAGACTCTGGGAACGCTATTGGGGCATCGGCTCCTTGATGGCACTGGGGCTTGCGGTTACGGCAAGCGGGGCCGAGTTGCCACCCGGCTATTGGAGCGCCGGCGACATCGAACCGATTCTCGAGCGCACGCTGATCGTTCGTCTGAAGCCGGACCTGTCGGGTCTCACCGAAGCCGAGCGGATGACGGTCGACGATCTGCTGGCGGCGGGACGGATTCTGCATCGTCTCTACCTCGAGTCGGTTCACCCGCAGAGCCTCGAAGCCCTGGCTGAGCTGGAGGCTAAGCACGACGAGCTCGCCCACAGCGAGGAGGCCTCGCGCGTGACCGGAGACCTGCTGGATCTGTTTCGAGTATTCAAGGGGCCGATCGCGACGACGCTCGACAATCGTCGGACTCCGTTTCTTCCGGTTGCCGCCGAGGTGCCGGGCAAGAACGTCTATCCGGCCGACGTGACCCGCGAAGAGCTCCGGGCCTGGCTCGAAGAGCACCCAGAAGAGCGCGATTCGATCCTGGATGTGCGTTCGGTGGTACGAAGGGTGACACCTGACAAGCTCGAAGCCGACCTGGCTGCGTTGGAAGGACACTCCGAGCTTGCCTTGATGCATCCGCGTCTGGGGCAGCAGCTGGCGGAGCTTGCCGCCGGGCTCGCCCGATCCGACATCGATGCACAGCCGACCGGCTTCTATGCGGTGCCGTACTCGGTGGGCTACGCCGATGAGATTCTCGAGGTATACGATCACTTGCGGCACGCCGCAGAGACCATCAGGCCCGAAGACGCGGACTTCGCAGCCTATCTCGGCAACCGCGCCCGCGATCTTCTGGCCGACGACTACGAGGCCGGCGACGCCTCGTGGGTCAGGGGCCGATTTGGGCGCTTGAACGGCCAGATCGGCAGCTATGAGACCTACGACGATGAATTGCTCGGGGTGAAGAGCTTCTTTAGCGCCAATGTCCTGCTGCGCGATGAGGAACGCACGGACAAACTCGCCGCGGCTATAGGTGGCCTCCAGAGACTGGAGGACAGCCTGCCCTACGGGCACCACAAGCGAGTGTCGTCGGACATTCCGGTCGGGGTCTACCACGTGATCGCGGACTTCGGGCAGGCTCGCGGAACCAACACCGCCACAATCCTGCCCAACGATGCCGATCACGCCCGCAAGTACGGCCGCACCATCATGTTGCGCTACAACATCATGACCCACCCCGACCTGTTTGCGAACACCAAAGCCGGTTGGGCCGCGGCGGTCGCGCCTGGACACGCCGACGATCTCACCCTGGAGGGCAACTTCAACCGTACTCTCTGGCACGAGGTGGGGCACTACCTCGGGCCGTCGGCCACCGCCGAGGGGGGAGACCTGGCGCAGGCACTGGCCGAGTCTTCGGATCTGATCGAAGAGCTGAAGTCCGATCTGGTGTCGCTCTATGCCGCGCCGGCATTGGCCGAGAGCGGCTACTACGATGCCGCCGGCCTGCGCTCGGTCTACGCCGATGGCGTACGGCGCACCCTGCAGGCGGTGAAGCCGCGCCGGGCCCAGCCGTACCAGACCATGCAGCTCATGCAGATGAACTTCTTCCTGGAGCACGGACTCCTGTCCTGGAGTGACGACGGCCGCCTCACCATCGACTATGAGAGCTATCACGAAACCGTCGCCGCCTTGCTCGCCGAGGTCTTGGCGATCCAATCGACGGGTGACGCCGAGCGTGCGGGCAGGCTGGTGGACAAGTACGCGGTTTGGGATGACGCTAGGCACGAGCCCTTGGCGCAGCGCATCCGGGCGGCTGCCAAGTACCGTTATCGGCTGGTGCGCTACGCGGCGCTGGGAGAGTAG